A window of the Aeromicrobium phoceense genome harbors these coding sequences:
- a CDS encoding SHOCT domain-containing protein codes for MDSFWDFLWLTISVFFFMAYLMVLFNVIADLFSDREASGWTKAIWVFFLIFVPALTALVYLIARGGGMADRQRAKMTALREQNDAYIRDVAGAAPADQIASAKSLLDSGAISAAEYEQLKAKALA; via the coding sequence ATGGACAGCTTCTGGGACTTCTTGTGGTTGACGATCTCGGTGTTCTTCTTCATGGCGTACCTGATGGTCCTGTTCAACGTCATCGCCGACCTCTTCAGCGATCGCGAGGCCTCGGGTTGGACGAAGGCCATCTGGGTCTTCTTCCTGATCTTCGTGCCGGCCCTGACCGCGCTGGTCTACCTCATCGCGCGGGGCGGGGGCATGGCCGACCGCCAGCGCGCCAAGATGACGGCGCTGCGCGAGCAGAACGACGCCTACATCCGCGACGTCGCCGGCGCCGCGCCGGCCGACCAGATCGCCTCGGCGAAGTCGCTGCTGGACTCCGGCGCCATCTCCGCCGCGGAGTACGAGCAGCTCAAGGCGAAGGCGCTGGCCTGA
- a CDS encoding cation:proton antiporter, whose product MESILIAVLVVAAIVAASVVAPRIGTAAPLVLLGIGLVVSLLPFTPEFVIDPELILAGLLPPLLYSAAVNMPTMDFRRDFRTISGLSVLLVVVSALGLGVVFTLLIPGIDFALAVALGAIVSPTDAVATSIAKRLGVPSRVITVLEGESLLNDATALVLLRTAVAATAAGVSFGAILVEFVWAVVGAVAIGWVVGTVVLRLRARIEDEAVSTAISFTVPFVAFLPAEHLEASGLVAAVTAGLVTGHGQARHLGPKQRLSDHQNWRTIEVLLEGLVFLIMGLEVSALVRDVEDTTEGGVARAAVLAGIGLVVALGIRAFYTLSIVLMERRRMRRTPQLREAIDEWATKVEHSEHPRADRFRRRLRRASHDIDFYDAARFGRREGFILVWAGMRGAVTLAAAQTLPTDTENRSLLVLVAFFVALTSLVVQGGTLGWFVRRLGLAGRAHGAEQEWTRLDGRMREAARDVLDDAELPPELSGLRERFTRTLDDDAYDPGALSDVRLEIIERQREVLLHERAEGTFSSEVLTRMLAKLDADQISIELRRTGDEV is encoded by the coding sequence ATGGAGTCGATCCTGATCGCCGTGCTCGTCGTGGCGGCCATCGTGGCCGCCTCCGTGGTGGCGCCGCGGATCGGCACCGCCGCCCCCTTGGTCCTGCTCGGCATCGGCCTGGTCGTGAGCCTGCTGCCGTTCACGCCGGAGTTCGTCATCGATCCCGAGCTGATCCTCGCGGGGCTGCTGCCGCCCCTGCTCTACTCGGCCGCGGTCAACATGCCGACGATGGACTTCCGGCGGGACTTCCGCACCATCAGCGGCCTGTCCGTGCTGCTGGTCGTCGTGAGCGCCCTCGGGCTGGGCGTGGTCTTCACGCTGCTCATCCCCGGCATCGACTTCGCGCTCGCCGTGGCGCTGGGTGCGATCGTCAGCCCGACCGACGCGGTGGCCACGTCGATCGCGAAGCGGCTCGGCGTCCCGTCGCGCGTGATCACGGTGCTGGAGGGCGAGAGCCTGCTCAACGACGCGACCGCGCTCGTGCTGCTGCGCACGGCGGTGGCGGCCACGGCCGCGGGCGTGAGCTTCGGCGCGATCCTCGTCGAGTTCGTGTGGGCGGTCGTCGGGGCCGTCGCGATCGGGTGGGTCGTCGGCACGGTGGTGCTGCGCCTCCGGGCCCGGATCGAGGACGAGGCCGTCAGCACCGCGATCTCCTTCACGGTGCCGTTCGTCGCGTTCCTGCCGGCCGAGCACCTGGAGGCGTCCGGTCTCGTCGCCGCTGTCACGGCGGGGCTCGTCACGGGCCACGGCCAGGCGAGGCACCTCGGGCCGAAGCAGCGCCTCTCGGACCACCAGAACTGGCGCACGATCGAGGTGCTGCTCGAAGGGCTGGTCTTCCTCATCATGGGCCTGGAGGTCTCGGCGCTGGTGCGCGACGTCGAGGACACGACGGAGGGCGGCGTCGCTCGTGCCGCCGTGCTGGCGGGCATCGGACTCGTCGTCGCGCTCGGGATCCGGGCGTTCTACACGCTCTCGATCGTGCTGATGGAGCGCCGCCGGATGCGACGGACGCCCCAGCTGCGCGAGGCGATCGACGAGTGGGCCACGAAGGTCGAGCACAGCGAGCACCCGCGGGCCGACCGGTTCCGCCGGCGACTGCGGCGCGCGTCGCACGACATCGACTTCTACGACGCGGCCCGGTTCGGCCGGCGCGAGGGCTTCATCCTCGTCTGGGCGGGCATGCGCGGCGCGGTCACGCTCGCGGCGGCCCAGACGCTGCCCACCGACACCGAGAACCGCTCGCTGCTCGTGCTCGTCGCCTTCTTCGTCGCGCTGACCTCGCTCGTCGTGCAGGGCGGCACGCTGGGCTGGTTCGTCCGGCGCCTCGGCCTGGCCGGGAGGGCGCACGGTGCCGAGCAGGAGTGGACGCGACTCGACGGCCGCATGCGCGAGGCCGCGCGTGACGTGCTGGACGACGCCGAGCTGCCGCCCGAGCTGTCGGGGCTGCGCGAGAGGTTCACCCGGACGCTCGACGACGACGCCTACGACCCGGGCGCTCTGAGCGACGTGCGGCTGGAGATCATCGAGCGGCAGCGCGAGGTGCTGCTCCACGAGCGGGCCGAGGGCACGTTCAGCAGCGAGGTCCTCACCCGGATGCTGGCGAAGCTCGATGCCGATCAGATCAGCATCGAGCTCCGCCGCACGGGCGACGAGGTCTGA
- a CDS encoding LLM class flavin-dependent oxidoreductase — protein sequence MSAIDPATVELGLDTFGDVSLGEDGTPEHHAVVLRNVVDQAVLADQVGLSFIGLGEHHRDDFAITAPDVVLAAIASRTERIRLGSAVTVLSSDDPIRVFERFSTLDALSNGRAEVILGRGSFTESFPLFGFELEDYERLFSEKLDLFAQILTEEPVTWSGSIRPPLTDQVIYPPTESGRLKVWIGVGGTPQSVVRAAHYRLPLMLAIIGGPPAQFVPFANYYRELLAADGVDPLPVGMHSPGYVADTDEQARDELFTYFQAQRDRIGRERGWPPTTRIQFERDASPEGALHVGSPETVARKIATNLKALGISRFDLKYANGAMPHHQLMRCIELYGTRVAPLVRDMLA from the coding sequence ATGAGTGCGATCGATCCCGCCACCGTCGAGCTGGGCCTGGACACGTTCGGGGACGTCAGCCTCGGCGAGGACGGCACCCCCGAGCACCACGCCGTCGTGCTGCGGAACGTCGTCGACCAGGCCGTGCTGGCCGACCAGGTGGGGCTGAGCTTCATCGGCCTGGGCGAGCACCACCGCGACGACTTCGCGATCACCGCCCCCGACGTCGTGTTGGCCGCGATCGCCTCGCGCACCGAGCGGATCCGCCTCGGCTCGGCGGTGACGGTGCTCAGCTCCGACGACCCCATCCGCGTGTTCGAGCGCTTCTCCACCCTCGACGCGCTCTCGAACGGTCGCGCCGAGGTCATCCTGGGCCGCGGCTCCTTCACCGAGTCCTTCCCGCTGTTCGGCTTCGAGCTGGAGGACTACGAGCGGCTCTTCTCCGAGAAGCTCGACCTGTTCGCGCAGATCCTCACCGAGGAGCCGGTGACGTGGTCGGGATCGATCCGGCCCCCGCTCACCGACCAGGTCATCTACCCGCCCACCGAGTCGGGTCGCCTCAAGGTCTGGATCGGCGTGGGCGGCACCCCGCAGTCGGTCGTGCGCGCCGCGCACTACCGGCTGCCGCTCATGCTCGCGATCATCGGCGGCCCGCCGGCGCAGTTCGTGCCGTTCGCGAACTACTACCGCGAGCTGCTCGCCGCAGACGGGGTCGATCCGCTGCCGGTCGGGATGCACTCGCCCGGCTACGTCGCCGACACCGACGAGCAGGCCCGCGACGAGCTCTTCACCTACTTCCAGGCGCAGCGCGACCGCATCGGGCGCGAGCGCGGCTGGCCGCCCACCACCCGGATCCAGTTCGAGCGCGACGCCAGCCCCGAGGGCGCCCTGCACGTCGGATCGCCCGAGACGGTGGCGCGCAAGATCGCCACGAACCTCAAGGCGCTGGGGATCAGCCGGTTCGACCTCAAGTACGCGAACGGCGCGATGCCCCACCACCAGCTGATGCGCTGCATCGAGCTGTACGGCACCCGGGTTGCGCCGCTCGTGCGCGACATGCTCGCCTGA
- a CDS encoding PGPGW domain-containing protein has product MTFGARVRGWFQRTGSEALGWTLVVLGIVMLVMPGPGLLGMFAGIALLARHYTWADRLVEPLEEKAIEAAKYGVATIPRIILSVLGILWVAGVGLVWFLSPTIPEFEILGVGFGPELPAAGLVGAIGIWISDLIAIVLLVYSIRRWR; this is encoded by the coding sequence ATGACCTTCGGTGCGCGCGTGCGTGGCTGGTTCCAACGCACGGGCTCCGAGGCGCTCGGCTGGACCCTCGTCGTGCTGGGCATCGTCATGCTGGTGATGCCCGGGCCGGGCCTGCTGGGCATGTTCGCCGGCATCGCGCTGCTGGCTCGCCACTACACGTGGGCCGACCGGCTCGTCGAACCGCTGGAGGAGAAGGCGATCGAGGCCGCGAAGTACGGCGTCGCCACGATCCCGCGCATCATTCTCAGCGTTCTGGGCATCCTCTGGGTCGCCGGCGTGGGCCTGGTCTGGTTCCTCTCGCCGACGATCCCCGAGTTCGAGATCCTCGGCGTCGGCTTCGGCCCCGAGCTGCCCGCCGCGGGCCTGGTGGGCGCGATCGGGATCTGGATCTCCGACCTGATCGCCATCGTGCTGCTCGTCTACAGCATCCGGCGCTGGCGCTGA
- a CDS encoding metal-dependent transcriptional regulator, with amino-acid sequence MSELIDTTEMYLRTIFELEEEGIIPLRARIAERLHQSGPTVSQTVARMERDGLLTVEGDRHLELSERGRSLATRVMRKHRLAERLLTDVIGLEIEYVHEEACRWEHVMSEQVERRLVALLGHPTESPYGNPIPGLGELGEVVRPAEFLDGVESLLTAAVGTEPVRVVVRRIAEELQKDTEVMSVLRRVGALPGNDVLASRGHDGLVVARQSETAEIDAEAAAHIFVSR; translated from the coding sequence GTGAGCGAGCTGATCGACACCACCGAGATGTACCTGAGGACCATCTTCGAGCTGGAGGAGGAGGGGATCATCCCGCTGCGGGCCCGGATCGCCGAGCGCCTCCACCAGAGTGGCCCGACGGTGAGCCAGACGGTGGCGCGCATGGAGCGCGACGGGCTGCTCACGGTCGAGGGCGACCGTCACCTCGAGCTGTCCGAGCGCGGCCGCTCGCTGGCCACCCGCGTCATGCGCAAGCACCGCCTGGCCGAGCGCCTGCTGACCGACGTCATCGGCCTCGAGATCGAGTACGTGCACGAAGAGGCCTGCCGCTGGGAGCACGTCATGTCCGAGCAGGTCGAGCGCCGTCTCGTCGCGCTGCTGGGCCACCCCACCGAGTCGCCCTACGGCAACCCGATCCCCGGACTCGGCGAGCTCGGCGAGGTCGTCCGCCCGGCCGAGTTCCTCGACGGCGTCGAGTCGCTGCTGACCGCCGCGGTCGGCACCGAGCCCGTGCGCGTGGTCGTGCGCCGCATCGCCGAGGAGCTCCAGAAGGACACCGAGGTCATGTCGGTCCTGCGGCGCGTGGGTGCGCTCCCGGGCAACGACGTCCTCGCCTCGCGCGGCCACGACGGACTCGTCGTCGCGCGCCAGTCCGAGACCGCCGAGATCGACGCCGAGGCAGCCGCCCACATCTTCGTCTCGCGCTGA
- a CDS encoding deoxyribodipyrimidine photo-lyase — protein sequence MTVSVMWFRADLRLHDHGALRSAVEAGPDGVVPLFVLDDHFPAENMPVRAAYLTRLLADFDERIEGLHLVRGRPEVEVPRVVEQAGASSVHVTAGHTPYALRRDARVGEALGDVPLVAADSPYAVAPGSVRKGDGSAYKVFTPWFRAWQSQGAHPPVTAVRSHAVPWVRPGGSVALPDVREADGVDLPAAGEQAARAHWRRWLDEHVDDYDSERDRPDLDTTSRMSVHLKWGTIHPRTLLADLAERSSAGARAYERQLAFREFYADVLHEWPGSAFGYYNRDYERMQYDEPAGDFEAWKEGRTGFPFIDAGMRQLLAQGWMHNRVRMAVASFLVKDLHLEWTHGARWFRERLVDADLANNQHGWQWVAGCGTDAAPYFRVFNPVGQGRRFDPDGAYIRRWVPELRGVEGRGVHEPWTLPDPPADYPPPLVDHAQERLETLRRHDALGG from the coding sequence GTGACCGTCTCCGTGATGTGGTTCCGCGCCGACCTGCGCCTGCACGACCACGGCGCGCTGAGGTCGGCGGTCGAGGCGGGGCCCGACGGCGTGGTCCCGCTGTTCGTCCTCGACGACCACTTCCCGGCCGAGAACATGCCGGTGCGGGCGGCGTACCTGACCCGGCTGCTGGCCGACTTCGACGAGCGCATCGAAGGGCTGCACCTGGTGCGGGGCCGGCCCGAGGTGGAGGTGCCGCGCGTGGTCGAGCAGGCGGGCGCGAGCAGCGTCCACGTGACCGCCGGGCACACCCCCTACGCCCTCCGCCGGGACGCGCGGGTCGGCGAGGCGCTCGGCGACGTGCCGCTCGTGGCCGCGGACTCGCCGTACGCCGTCGCGCCGGGATCGGTGCGCAAGGGCGACGGGTCGGCCTACAAGGTGTTCACCCCGTGGTTCCGCGCGTGGCAGTCGCAGGGTGCCCACCCGCCGGTGACGGCGGTGCGCTCGCACGCGGTGCCGTGGGTCCGGCCGGGCGGATCGGTGGCCCTGCCCGACGTGCGCGAGGCCGACGGGGTCGACCTCCCCGCGGCGGGCGAGCAGGCCGCCCGGGCGCACTGGCGGCGGTGGCTCGACGAGCACGTCGACGACTACGACAGCGAGCGCGACCGCCCCGACCTCGACACGACCTCGCGGATGTCGGTGCACCTGAAGTGGGGCACGATCCACCCGCGCACCCTGCTGGCCGACCTCGCCGAGCGGTCGTCGGCCGGCGCCCGCGCCTACGAGCGCCAGCTGGCGTTCCGCGAGTTCTACGCCGACGTCCTCCACGAGTGGCCGGGCTCGGCGTTCGGCTACTACAACCGCGACTACGAGCGGATGCAGTACGACGAGCCGGCCGGCGACTTCGAGGCGTGGAAGGAGGGGCGCACCGGCTTCCCCTTCATCGACGCGGGGATGCGCCAGCTGCTCGCGCAGGGTTGGATGCACAACCGGGTGCGGATGGCGGTCGCCAGCTTCCTCGTGAAGGACCTGCACCTGGAGTGGACCCACGGGGCGCGCTGGTTCCGCGAGCGGCTCGTCGACGCCGACCTCGCGAACAACCAGCACGGCTGGCAGTGGGTGGCCGGGTGCGGCACCGACGCCGCCCCCTACTTCCGCGTCTTCAACCCCGTGGGCCAGGGCCGTCGCTTCGACCCCGACGGCGCCTACATCCGGCGCTGGGTGCCGGAGCTGCGCGGGGTGGAAGGCCGCGGCGTGCACGAGCCCTGGACCCTCCCTGACCCGCCGGCCGACTACCCGCCACCGCTGGTCGACCACGCGCAGGAGCGGCTGGAGACCCTGCGCCGCCACGACGCGCTCGGAGGATAG
- a CDS encoding MFS transporter, with product MRKLLTDVRPLRVSPAYRRLWIGQAVSGFGQQMSVVAVAWEVWTLTESSFSVGLVGLAGLLPLIVGGLYGGALVDAFDRRTVALASAIGLWVSAMALVAHSVADVESVGFLYGVVAVQALFFAVNNPARAAMLPQLLPGHLLPAANALGMASTNLSFTVGPLVGGALIAWRGVEAAYVVDVLLYVAALYSVVRLPALPPATKMPVPGIRSVIDGLRFLRTAPNIAMSFVVDLCAMVFAQPRALFPALAATVYATSGGGDAGASSLGLLQASPAIGSLLAFVVSGWVSRVHRHGVAIVVAIVAYGASVAAVGFSAIGLPGLLWLAVTFLALSGASDMISAAYRSTILQSAAPDEMRGRMQGLFIVVVAGGPRLGDFVIGSVASLVGEPWAMVIGGGLCIAGVLTSVALRRRFLAYDGRHPTP from the coding sequence GTGCGAAAGCTCCTCACCGACGTCCGCCCCCTGCGGGTGTCCCCGGCCTACCGCAGGCTGTGGATCGGGCAGGCCGTCTCGGGCTTCGGCCAGCAGATGTCGGTGGTCGCGGTCGCCTGGGAGGTCTGGACCCTCACCGAGTCGTCGTTCTCGGTCGGCCTGGTCGGCCTCGCGGGGCTGCTGCCGCTCATCGTGGGCGGCCTGTACGGAGGCGCGCTCGTCGACGCGTTCGACCGTCGCACCGTGGCGCTGGCGTCGGCGATCGGCCTGTGGGTGTCGGCCATGGCGCTGGTCGCGCACAGCGTGGCCGACGTGGAGTCCGTCGGCTTCCTCTACGGCGTCGTCGCGGTGCAGGCGCTGTTCTTCGCCGTCAACAACCCGGCCCGCGCGGCGATGCTGCCTCAGCTGCTGCCCGGGCACCTGCTGCCGGCGGCGAACGCTCTCGGCATGGCCTCGACGAACCTGTCGTTCACGGTGGGTCCGCTCGTCGGAGGTGCGCTGATCGCGTGGCGGGGCGTGGAGGCGGCCTACGTGGTGGACGTGCTGCTCTACGTGGCGGCGCTGTACTCGGTGGTGCGACTCCCGGCCCTCCCTCCCGCCACGAAGATGCCGGTGCCGGGCATCAGGTCCGTCATCGACGGGCTGAGGTTCCTGCGGACCGCGCCCAACATCGCGATGTCGTTCGTCGTCGACCTGTGCGCGATGGTCTTCGCCCAGCCGCGCGCGCTGTTCCCCGCGCTGGCGGCCACCGTCTACGCCACGTCGGGCGGCGGCGACGCGGGCGCCTCCTCGCTGGGCCTGCTCCAGGCGTCGCCGGCGATCGGCTCGCTGCTGGCGTTCGTGGTGTCGGGCTGGGTCAGCCGGGTGCACCGGCACGGTGTCGCGATCGTCGTGGCGATCGTCGCCTACGGTGCGAGCGTCGCGGCGGTGGGCTTCTCGGCGATCGGGCTGCCGGGCCTGCTGTGGCTGGCCGTCACGTTCCTGGCGCTGTCCGGCGCCTCCGACATGATCAGTGCCGCCTACCGCTCGACGATCCTGCAGTCGGCCGCGCCGGACGAGATGCGCGGGCGCATGCAGGGCCTGTTCATCGTCGTCGTCGCGGGCGGGCCGCGCCTGGGCGACTTCGTGATCGGCTCGGTCGCCTCACTCGTCGGCGAGCCGTGGGCGATGGTCATCGGCGGCGGGCTGTGCATCGCCGGCGTGCTCACCTCGGTGGCCCTGCGCCGCCGCTTCCTGGCTTACGACGGCCGCCACCCGACCCCCTAG
- the pdxH gene encoding pyridoxamine 5'-phosphate oxidase — protein MSDDLARMRTEYAKAGLDEATAGDDPIGLAQAWIAEAIAAGVHEPNAMALATATRDGEPSVRIVLLKGFDATGADFFTNYDSRKGRELEQNPRAAAVLLWHPLHRQLRIEGGVTRLDPHESDAYFLARPEGARISAASSPQSQVVAGREELERRWHEAENHGAAERRPEGWGGYRIAPEVLEFWHGRENRLHDRIRFTRRGDDWTRDRLAP, from the coding sequence ATGAGCGACGACCTGGCCCGGATGCGGACCGAGTACGCGAAGGCCGGCCTGGACGAGGCCACCGCGGGGGACGACCCGATCGGGCTCGCGCAGGCCTGGATCGCCGAGGCGATCGCCGCGGGCGTGCACGAGCCGAACGCGATGGCGCTGGCCACCGCCACCCGCGACGGCGAGCCCTCGGTGCGCATCGTGCTGCTGAAGGGCTTCGACGCGACCGGCGCCGACTTCTTCACGAACTACGACTCGCGGAAGGGTCGCGAGCTGGAGCAGAATCCCCGCGCGGCGGCCGTGCTGCTGTGGCACCCGCTGCACCGCCAGCTGCGGATCGAGGGCGGGGTGACCCGTCTCGACCCGCACGAGTCGGACGCCTACTTCCTCGCCCGGCCGGAGGGAGCGCGGATCAGCGCGGCCTCGTCGCCGCAGTCGCAGGTCGTCGCCGGCCGCGAGGAGCTCGAGCGCCGCTGGCACGAGGCCGAGAATCACGGGGCCGCCGAGCGGCGTCCCGAGGGATGGGGTGGCTACCGCATCGCGCCCGAGGTCCTGGAGTTCTGGCACGGCCGCGAGAACCGCCTCCACGACCGCATCCGGTTCACGCGCCGCGGGGACGACTGGACGCGCGACCGGCTCGCGCCCTGA
- a CDS encoding citrate synthase 2 codes for MTQVHHGLEGVVAFESEIAEPDKEGSALRYRGVDIDDLVGRVPFEKIWGLLVDGSYDPGLPPAEPYPIPVHSGDIRADVQSAIAQMAPVWGLRQLYDIETPEEVRDDLARTAVMVLSYVAQAARGLGKPMVPQSEIDKCDTIVERMLTRWRGEVNPDHAKAIDAYLVSAAEHGMNASTFTARVISSTGADVAAALSGAVGAMSGPLHGGAPSRVLHMIEQVEKTGDAEAYVKNLLDSGERLMGFGHRVYRAEDPRARTLRRTAKELAAPRAEVAEALEQAALKELRERRPDRVLETNVEFWAAIVLDFAEIPANMFTAMFTSARTAGWSAHILEQYKTGRLIRPSAIYTGPASRTADEVPGWNPAWAETKA; via the coding sequence ATGACTCAAGTACACCACGGACTGGAAGGCGTCGTAGCGTTCGAGAGCGAGATCGCCGAGCCCGACAAGGAAGGCTCCGCGCTCCGGTACCGCGGCGTCGACATCGATGACCTCGTCGGCCGCGTGCCGTTCGAGAAGATCTGGGGCCTGCTGGTCGACGGCTCCTACGACCCGGGCCTGCCTCCGGCCGAGCCGTACCCGATCCCCGTGCACTCCGGCGACATCCGCGCCGACGTCCAGAGCGCGATCGCCCAGATGGCTCCCGTGTGGGGCCTGCGTCAGCTCTACGACATCGAGACCCCCGAAGAGGTGCGCGACGACCTCGCCCGCACCGCGGTGATGGTGCTGTCGTACGTCGCCCAGGCCGCCCGCGGCCTCGGCAAGCCGATGGTCCCCCAGAGCGAGATCGACAAGTGCGACACGATCGTCGAGCGGATGCTGACCCGCTGGCGCGGTGAGGTCAACCCGGACCACGCCAAGGCCATCGACGCCTACCTGGTCTCCGCCGCCGAGCACGGCATGAACGCCTCCACGTTCACCGCTCGCGTCATCTCCTCCACCGGCGCCGACGTGGCCGCCGCCCTCTCCGGCGCGGTCGGCGCGATGTCGGGCCCGCTGCACGGCGGCGCCCCCTCGCGCGTGCTCCACATGATCGAGCAGGTCGAGAAGACCGGCGACGCCGAGGCGTACGTCAAGAACCTCCTCGACTCCGGTGAGCGCCTCATGGGCTTCGGTCACCGCGTCTACCGCGCCGAGGACCCCCGCGCCCGCACGCTGCGTCGCACGGCCAAGGAGCTCGCCGCCCCGCGCGCCGAGGTCGCCGAGGCACTCGAGCAGGCCGCCCTGAAGGAGCTGCGCGAGCGCCGCCCCGACCGCGTCCTGGAGACGAACGTCGAGTTCTGGGCCGCGATCGTGCTGGACTTCGCGGAGATCCCCGCGAACATGTTCACCGCGATGTTCACGTCGGCGCGTACCGCCGGCTGGAGCGCCCACATCCTCGAGCAGTACAAGACCGGCCGCCTGATCCGCCCCTCGGCGATCTACACCGGTCCGGCCTCGCGCACCGCCGACGAGGTTCCCGGCTGGAACCCGGCCTGGGCCGAGACCAAGGCCTGA